In Candidatus Manganitrophus morganii, the genomic window ATAAACGTTATTACCAGCCGAACAACGCGACAATCGTCGTGGTGGGAGACTTCAATACCAAGATCCTCCTCCCCAAAATCAAGACGGCCTTCGAGAAGATCCCCAAAGGGCCGGCGCCGCCGAAATACATTCCGCCCGAACCCCCTCAGCTCGGCGAGCGGCGGACCGTTGTAAAACGGGAGGCGCAGCTGCCGTTTGTCTTCACCACGTTTCATACTCCCAACTACAAGAGTCCCGATACCTATGCGCTGACGCTCCTCGCAAATATTCTTTCGTCCGGAAAAAGCTCCCGGCTCTACCGCGGCCTCGTTTATCAGCAGCAGATCGCGCTCGATGCCGGCGGCCATTACGACGGCCTGACCGCCGATCCGGAGCTCTTCTACGTCTACGCGACGGCGCGTCCGCAGGTTTCCCCTGAAGAAATCGAAGAGGCCTTGACCGATGAGATCAGCCGGCTTCAAACGGAGCCGGTCTCCAATCAGGAGCTGCAAAAAGCGAAGAACCAGATCGAAGCTGAATTTATTCTGGGATCCGATTCCAACTTCTATCGCGCCATGCGGATCGGCACGGCGGAGACGGTCGGCGCGGGGCATGAATATGTCACCCGGTTCGTCGACAACATCCGGAAGGTCACCGCACAGGATGTCCTGCGCGTCGCCCGGAAGTACCTGGTCGAGGATCAGCGGAGCGTCGGCACCCTTCTTCCCCCTTCCGCGGGAGAAGAGGCCGAAGCGGCGGAAAGCACCGCTCCCGATGAGCCTGCAAAGGAGTCTCGATGAGTTATTCCGGAAAGCCGGCCCTCTTCCCGGGGCCTCTTGTTCGTTTGATCCTCCTTCTTTTTCTCGTTTCCATTTTCACATCGGTCGTCCCCGCTTCCGCCGCGGAGATCAAACCAAAGCGGCTGGTTTTGGAAAATGGGATCACCCTTTTGATCCTGGAGCGCCCTTCCCTCCCGATCGTCAGCGTCGAGGCGCTGATTCGGGCCGGCTCCCTCTATGATCCGAACGACAAGGCCGGCCTCGCCAACCTGACCGCCTCGCTCCTCGATGAAGGGACCAAGAAGCGGAGCGCAACCCAAATCGCCGATGCGGTCGATTTCATCGGGGCCAACCTCGCAGCCAGCGCCAGCGAAGATTATATGACCGCCAGTCTCCGGGTCATCAAGAAGGAGGTGGATACCGGGTTCGATCTCTTGTCCGACATCCTCATCAACCCCGCTTTCGATCCGAAAGAGGTGGAGCGGGTTCGAAAAAATATCCTCGGCAGCATCCTCTCGGAAAAAGACCAACCCCAGACGATCGCCGACCGGGCCTTCCGAAGCATCATCTTCGGCGAGCACCCCTATCAACATCCGGTGATCGGCCGGGAGGAGACGGTTCCGAACATCACACGCGAAGAGATCGCCGCCTTCCATCATACTTATTATGCCCCGAACAATCTGATCCTCTCGATCGTCGGCGACGTCACAGAGAGGGAAGCGGTGGCGCTCGCCAAAAAGTATTTCGGGAAGTGGGAACGAAAGCAGATCATTTTTCCGAGAATCGGCCCTCCCTCCCCCGTTCAGGCGAGAAAAATGGAGCTGATCGACAAGGAGCTGTCCCAGGCAAGCGTCATCCTCGGCCACGTCGGCATCGAGCGGGGAAATCCCGACTATTACGCCGTTACGGTGATGAATTACATTCTCGGCGGCGGCGGATTCTCTTCGCGGATGATGACCGATATCCGGGACAACAAAGGTCTCGTCTACTCGATTTACTCCCTCTTCGACGCCAACCGGTTTCCCGGCGAATTCGCCGTAAACCTTCAGACCAAATCGAAGAGCGCCAACGAGGCGATTGAGGGGGTTCTGGCCGAGATTCAGAAAATCCGGAGCGCGCCGGTCACCGAAACGGAGCTCGCCGAAGCAAAGGCCTACCTGGTCGGAAGTTTCCCGCTGCGGATGGAGACCACAGCGCGCCTCGCCTCGCTCCTCTCCGCCATCGAGTACTATCAACTCGGGCTCGACTACTTCGAAAAGTACCCGAGCTATATCAAGAAGGTCACTCAAGACGACATCCTGCGGGTCGCCAAGAGGTATCTCGACCCGGAACACTACGCGCTGGTCGTCGTCGCGAAGCAGAGCGAAGCGAACGTGAAGGAGCCTCCCGCTCCTCCGCCGGTGGAATCGGGGGCGGGGGCGATGAAAAACGCCCCTGAACCGGAGGGGGGAATCCGAACAAGCGACCCGCCGCTGATCAACATCCCCGAGAGCAAAGAGGGAGCGGCCCGGTGAGGGACTCGCAACCTGCATACGATCGTCTCTTTCAAATTCTCCACGAGATGGAATCGGTTGCCGTCGCCTACTCCGGCGGGGTCGACTCCGCCCTCGTTGCGAAGGTTGCTCATGACGCCCTCCCGGAGACCGCCGTCGCCGTCACCTCGATCTCCCCAACCTTTCCCTCGTCTCAACTGGAAGAGGCCAAGCAGGTCGCGGCCGCCATCGGCATTCGCCAGATCTTCGTTCAATCCGACGAGCTCGAAATTCCCGGCTATGCCGAGAATAATACAAACCGCTGCTACCTCTGTAAGGACGACCTCTACACCCTCCTGACCGACGTCGCTGAAAGAGAACGCCTCCGGACCATCGTGGATGGAACCCATCTCGACGATCTGACCGATATCCGTCCCGGCCTCAAGGCCGCGCGGGAACGGGGGGTCCGCAGTCCCTTGGTCGAGGCGGGGTTGGACAAGGAGGGGGTCCGGTCGCTCTCGCGGGAGTTGGGGCTCCCGACCTGGGACAAGCCGGCCTCCGCCTGCCTCTCCTCGCGATTTCCGCACGGAACGCCGATCACCTACGAACGTCTCAAACAGGTGGAGGAATCGGAAGAGGTTCTTCGCCGGACCGGATTTCGGCAGTTCCGTGTCCGCTACCATGGCGAGACAGCCCGGATCGAAATCGCGGTCGAAGAATTCCCGGCCCTTCTCGATGCCGAGCGGAGGGAAGGGTTGGTCGCGCAGATTCAAGCCTGCGGGTTCAAATGGGTCACCCTCGATCTCGCCGGCTATCGACCGGGAGGCGCCGCTCGGCCGAACGGAAATGTGATCCTGCTGCACCGGTCCGATGATCAGAAATAGCCGATCGTTGTTTTTTTTATTCCTCTTTTTTTTCTTGCTGACCGCTGAGGCCCCCGGCCCCCCGCCGGTGTGGGTCGCCGATCTGACATTGACCCTTCACTCCCCCTACCATGCCCCGATCACCGCCAAGGGAATCTTCCACCAAACCGGATCAAAGATCCGATACGAGCCGGCGGGATCGGAGGAGATCGACCTCTACGACCTCCAAGAAATGGAAGAGCTCCGTCTTTTCCCCGCCGACCGGATCTATTTTCGGGCGAGGCTCGGTCCGGCGCGGATACTGAAAGCGGTCCGGGAGGGATGGTTGCCCCCCCCGGCTCCCCTGGAAGAGAAGCGGATTTTATTAAAGGAGGGGACCATCAAGGAAAGGGCGGCGCGCCTTTATTTGATTATTCTTGAAGAGAAGGGGAAAAAGTGGCACTCCCTTCGGTGGGTCACCGCCGACGCGGCCGAGTTTCCCCTTCGAACGATCTACCCCGCCAGCGATTTTGAAACGGTCGTCGCCGACTACAATTCGCTCCGGACCGAACCCTCCGACCCCGCCCGGTTCACCCCGCCCGCCGATTTTTTAAGCGTGAACCCGTTTTAAACACCGGCAGAGAATTTCAGAGAGACAGGGCGGACACAACGGTCCGCCCTACAACTTTACTTTCGTTCTCAAAGATGCCATAATTTCGCAACGTTTTTAGGTAGAAGGAGATTGCTCGATATGTCGTCCGACGTTCGCGTCCGCTTCGCCCCCAGCCCCACCGGCTACCTTCACATCGGCGGGGCCCGGACCGCTCTTTTCAACTGGCTCTTTGCCCGCCATCATGGCGGAAAGTTCTTCCTCCGGATCGAAGATACCGACCGCTCCCGATCGACCGATGAGGCGATCGAGGCGATCATCGACGGGATGCGCTGGTTCGGTCTCGATTGGGACAAATGGGAAGGCTCGGACAAAGATCCGATCCGGCAGACCGACCGGTTTGATCTCTATCGACAGAAGGTCCGGGAGCTGCTCGACCGCGGTCTGGCCTACCGCTGCTACTGCACCGCCGAAGAGCTCGACGCGCGACGAAAAGAGGCGATGGCCCAAGGAAAAGTCCCCCGTTACGACGGCCGCTGCCGCCTGCTGACCGCACCGATCCCGGGGAAGGAAGCCGCCATCCGGTTTAAGGCCTCCTCCGAGGGGGAAATCGTCATCGACGATATGGTCAAGGGGAAGGTCGTCTTCGACGCCAGCACCGTGGACGATCTGATCATTCTCCGATCGGACGAGACGCCGACCTACAACTTCTGTGTGGTGGTCGACGACGTCGACATGCAGATCTCCCACGTGATCCGGGGGGACGACCATCTGAACAACACCCCGCGGCAGATTCAGCTTTATCAGGCGCTCGGTTATCCCCTCCCGCGCTTCGGGCATGTTTCCATGATCCTCGGCCCCGACAAGGCACGCCTCTCCAAGCGCCATGGGGCGACCGCCATTCAGCAGTATCGCGAAGAAGGATATCTTCCGGAGGCGATGGTCAACTACCTCGTCCGTCTCGGCTGGTCCCACAAAGACCAGGAGATCTTCTCTCTGCCGGAGCTGATTGAAAAGTTCTCGATCGAGCAGGTCGGCGCTTCGGCCGCGGTCTTTAATCCCGAGAAGCTGATCTGGCTGAATGCACACTATATTAAGACCGGCGATCCGAAGCGGCTCGCGCAGCTTCTCCTCCCGCACCTGGAGCGGCTCGGCGTCCCTGCCGGCCAGATCGATATGGCTCGACTGGAGCAGATCGTCGTCGCACTGCGCGAGCGGACCCGGACGTTGAAGGAAATGGCGGAGTCGGCCGTTTATTTCTTTACGGATGAGATCACGGTCGATGAAAAAGCCCAGAAGGTTCTGACCCCGGAAGCCCTTCCAATCCTGAAGGCGGTTCGCGATCGGCTGGCGGGAACGCCGTTTGAGCACGCGCCTCTGGAAGAAGCCTTTCGATCGATCAGTGAAACACTGGCATTGAAGCTGGCCCAGATCGCTCAGCCGGTTCGCGCCGCGGTCACCGGGAAAACGGTGAGCCCGGGCATTTTTGATGTGCTGATAATTCTCGGAAAAGAAAAATCACTAAAGCGATTAGACCGACAGGTGGCTCAATTCACCGCAAAATAGTCGCTTGACAGAAAAAGCGCTTTCCGTTAAATTCTTTCTACCTTCCAACCTTCTCTATTGGGGGATCGTCTAGCGGCAGGACAGCAGACTCTGACTCTGCTTACCGAGGTTCGAATCCTCGTCCCCCAGCCACCTCTTTTCTTCCTCATTCAAAACGGTCAAATTCCTCTTTTTTATTAACAAAAATAATGCTTCTGTATTCAACATGGAATTCGAGACTGGATTTTCGGAAGGCAGGTACTTTCGAGATCAGCTTCTAAACAGTTGAGAATCTCTATTATTATCAGTTCTAATCCTCGACCCCTTTTTGAGATGAGCGATAATCCCTTGAAGTTTTGAATTATTGAATTCTAATGCCTGTAAGAATTTTAGAAGCTGGCAGTTTCGAAGTCTCTGCTATGCCCCAGGTCACGAGATGAGAAGGGTTCTCTAGGATCTGCGGTCGTTGACTCTGGTCAGTTGAATAGCATTTCTGTAACCGACCCTATACAACGGAATGGCCGAATATGCGATTCTTTAAATTTAGGGTATCCGCAATACGTGATTGATTTGTGAATTTCATTGCTCATTGTTTGTTAGATACAAAAACGCAATACATGATTGATAAAAAAGTGCGTGATATGGTCAAAATGCATTGTGTGATTGATGCGAGGGCACGTTAAGCTGTATTGTCAGTTCCCGACAGGCTGGCGGTCCCAACGCTGACGCATCACGTCGAGTAGGATTATGACATGTATCCAGCGTGCGAAGGGCGTTTTGCGAGCGCACGGCTTCCAACCGCGATGGCAAGCGCGACGACGATCAGAATGGCCGCGACTGCGAACGTGATCCGCATGCCGCTGGCAACGGCCTCAGGACGCGCCGTGGTGATGTCGATCGTTGACGATGCGAGCGCGAATACCGCGCCCATCGCGGATGCACCGGTGATGAGCCCGAGATTGCGCGATAGGTTGAGCATGCCGGAAATGACGCCCCGCTGGTCCGCGGGGATCTCTGCCATGACGGCAGTGTTGTTGGCCGTCTGAAACAGCGCATAGCCGACGGTGATGATTATGATGGGCGCGAGGTAGCCGATGATGCCGAGCGTCGCCGGCATCATCGAAAGAATGAAGGAGCCGGCCGCGATTCCGATGAGCCCGACGAGGGTCATGCGTTGCGCGCCAAAGCGGTCCGCAATGCGACCGGCCGGCACACCCGTCAGCGCGACGACCAGCGGACCGACCGATAAGACGATTCCAACCATC contains:
- a CDS encoding insulinase family protein, translating into MSYSGKPALFPGPLVRLILLLFLVSIFTSVVPASAAEIKPKRLVLENGITLLILERPSLPIVSVEALIRAGSLYDPNDKAGLANLTASLLDEGTKKRSATQIADAVDFIGANLAASASEDYMTASLRVIKKEVDTGFDLLSDILINPAFDPKEVERVRKNILGSILSEKDQPQTIADRAFRSIIFGEHPYQHPVIGREETVPNITREEIAAFHHTYYAPNNLILSIVGDVTEREAVALAKKYFGKWERKQIIFPRIGPPSPVQARKMELIDKELSQASVILGHVGIERGNPDYYAVTVMNYILGGGGFSSRMMTDIRDNKGLVYSIYSLFDANRFPGEFAVNLQTKSKSANEAIEGVLAEIQKIRSAPVTETELAEAKAYLVGSFPLRMETTARLASLLSAIEYYQLGLDYFEKYPSYIKKVTQDDILRVAKRYLDPEHYALVVVAKQSEANVKEPPAPPPVESGAGAMKNAPEPEGGIRTSDPPLINIPESKEGAAR
- the larE gene encoding ATP-dependent sacrificial sulfur transferase LarE; this translates as MRDSQPAYDRLFQILHEMESVAVAYSGGVDSALVAKVAHDALPETAVAVTSISPTFPSSQLEEAKQVAAAIGIRQIFVQSDELEIPGYAENNTNRCYLCKDDLYTLLTDVAERERLRTIVDGTHLDDLTDIRPGLKAARERGVRSPLVEAGLDKEGVRSLSRELGLPTWDKPASACLSSRFPHGTPITYERLKQVEESEEVLRRTGFRQFRVRYHGETARIEIAVEEFPALLDAERREGLVAQIQACGFKWVTLDLAGYRPGGAARPNGNVILLHRSDDQK
- a CDS encoding insulinase family protein, giving the protein MHRRERSPRRNPSLFFLLLFFLLVPVFGQAAKIEEVILPNGLKVILLEEHKAPVVTFQVWYKVGSRNEITGKTGLSHLLEHMMFKGTPKYGKGEFSRIVAKNGGTENAFTGNDYTAYFENFASDRIELSLELESDRMQNLIIDPKEFQLEAEVVKEERRTRTDDDPYSFLIEKLYAIAFLVHPYHAPVIGWMSDLDHLTRDDAFDYYKRYYQPNNATIVVVGDFNTKILLPKIKTAFEKIPKGPAPPKYIPPEPPQLGERRTVVKREAQLPFVFTTFHTPNYKSPDTYALTLLANILSSGKSSRLYRGLVYQQQIALDAGGHYDGLTADPELFYVYATARPQVSPEEIEEALTDEISRLQTEPVSNQELQKAKNQIEAEFILGSDSNFYRAMRIGTAETVGAGHEYVTRFVDNIRKVTAQDVLRVARKYLVEDQRSVGTLLPPSAGEEAEAAESTAPDEPAKESR
- the gltX gene encoding glutamate--tRNA ligase, whose translation is MSSDVRVRFAPSPTGYLHIGGARTALFNWLFARHHGGKFFLRIEDTDRSRSTDEAIEAIIDGMRWFGLDWDKWEGSDKDPIRQTDRFDLYRQKVRELLDRGLAYRCYCTAEELDARRKEAMAQGKVPRYDGRCRLLTAPIPGKEAAIRFKASSEGEIVIDDMVKGKVVFDASTVDDLIILRSDETPTYNFCVVVDDVDMQISHVIRGDDHLNNTPRQIQLYQALGYPLPRFGHVSMILGPDKARLSKRHGATAIQQYREEGYLPEAMVNYLVRLGWSHKDQEIFSLPELIEKFSIEQVGASAAVFNPEKLIWLNAHYIKTGDPKRLAQLLLPHLERLGVPAGQIDMARLEQIVVALRERTRTLKEMAESAVYFFTDEITVDEKAQKVLTPEALPILKAVRDRLAGTPFEHAPLEEAFRSISETLALKLAQIAQPVRAAVTGKTVSPGIFDVLIILGKEKSLKRLDRQVAQFTAK